A part of Desulfobacter sp. genomic DNA contains:
- a CDS encoding CCA tRNA nucleotidyltransferase translates to MDDLVTVLDAVADRKDIRLILDRLATAGHRVLLVGGAVRDGLMGLVPGDVDLVTDAPNERVGQLFRDQKTRLVGVSFAVNLVNGVEVASCRTGSDFPVSDLSARDLTINSMAWDPARRMLLDPFNGRNDLENRIIRFTGDSEERIAADPLRMVRACRFAARFGAEIEPASRAAIRARRQWIADRTAGERLRMEVVKAMALAAPSQFFSLLHETGLLAHIFPSLDRCHGLDGGPFHGESVFEHCLLVGDALPSRQPLLRLAGYLHDTGKFDAARIKDGKLTFAGHEKCREAVERDLMRLRFSNKERAYMLSLIQAHMRPLNADSTPRAVRRLMAMLDDLQISHRDFLRMRIADKKGNLAKSPYTFPDIRIRLHKIRDAVEKQTAFNINDLEISGREIQEILGLEQGPDIGTAKARLFEMVLENPHLNVHGELIRLAKEMKA, encoded by the coding sequence ATGGACGACCTTGTCACAGTGCTGGATGCCGTGGCGGATCGGAAGGATATCCGCCTGATCCTGGACCGGCTGGCCACCGCCGGACACAGGGTGCTGCTGGTGGGCGGTGCCGTGAGGGACGGACTGATGGGCCTTGTGCCCGGGGATGTGGATCTGGTCACCGATGCCCCGAATGAAAGGGTGGGACAATTATTCCGGGATCAGAAAACCCGGCTGGTGGGGGTAAGCTTTGCCGTGAACCTGGTCAATGGGGTGGAAGTGGCCTCCTGCCGGACCGGGTCGGATTTTCCCGTTTCAGACCTTTCCGCCCGGGACCTGACCATCAATTCCATGGCATGGGACCCTGCCCGCCGGATGCTTCTGGATCCCTTCAACGGCCGCAATGACCTTGAAAATCGCATCATACGGTTTACGGGAGATTCGGAAGAGCGGATAGCGGCAGATCCCCTGCGCATGGTCCGGGCCTGCCGGTTTGCCGCCCGGTTCGGTGCTGAAATAGAACCGGCATCCCGTGCAGCCATCCGGGCACGGCGCCAATGGATAGCCGACCGCACCGCAGGGGAGCGCCTCCGCATGGAAGTGGTCAAGGCCATGGCCCTGGCTGCCCCCTCTCAGTTTTTCAGCCTTCTCCATGAGACCGGCCTTCTGGCCCATATCTTCCCCAGCCTGGACCGGTGCCACGGCCTGGACGGGGGCCCCTTTCACGGAGAGAGCGTATTTGAGCACTGTCTGCTGGTGGGGGATGCCCTGCCGTCCCGGCAGCCCCTGCTTCGTCTGGCCGGGTATCTCCATGATACAGGAAAATTTGATGCCGCCCGGATCAAGGACGGTAAATTGACCTTTGCCGGCCATGAAAAGTGCCGGGAGGCTGTGGAAAGGGATTTGATGCGCCTTCGTTTTTCCAACAAAGAACGAGCATATATGCTCTCGTTGATACAGGCCCATATGCGTCCCCTCAATGCCGATTCCACCCCCAGGGCGGTGCGGCGGCTAATGGCCATGCTCGATGACCTGCAGATATCCCACCGGGATTTTCTGCGTATGAGAATCGCGGATAAAAAGGGAAATCTGGCCAAATCCCCCTACACCTTTCCGGATATCCGTATCCGCCTTCACAAGATCCGGGACGCCGTGGAGAAGCAGACGGCATTCAATATCAATGACCTTGAGATTTCGGGGCGGGAGATTCAGGAGATTCTGGGCCTGGAACAGGGGCCGGATATCGGCACTGCCAAAGCCCGGCTTTTTGAGATGGTGCTGGAAAATCCCCATCTGAATGTACATGGAGAGTTGATCCGGCTGGCCAAGGAGATGAAAGCATGA
- a CDS encoding DUF89 family protein: MNLHPDCYPCLARNALDAARLRQAVDRAGKILWIGDNAGEIVFDKLLLEEMDCSKVVYGVRGGPVQNDATMADARAAGLTDMVKVIDSGTAVPGTFLPDCSAEFKDAYRAADLIISKGQGNFETLDCRDARIFFLLKAKCPVVAAWGGWNLGDVVVKGTEKAI, from the coding sequence ATGAACCTTCACCCCGATTGTTACCCCTGCCTGGCGCGGAATGCCCTGGATGCGGCCCGTTTAAGGCAGGCCGTGGACCGGGCCGGAAAGATCCTATGGATCGGGGACAATGCCGGAGAAATCGTATTTGACAAGCTGCTCCTTGAAGAAATGGACTGCAGCAAAGTGGTGTACGGGGTAAGGGGCGGCCCCGTTCAAAATGACGCCACCATGGCCGATGCCAGGGCCGCGGGGCTGACAGATATGGTAAAGGTCATTGACTCCGGCACCGCCGTTCCCGGCACCTTTCTGCCGGATTGTTCCGCTGAATTCAAGGACGCATACCGGGCGGCGGACCTGATCATTTCAAAGGGCCAGGGCAATTTTGAAACCCTGGACTGCCGGGATGCCCGGATATTCTTTCTGCTCAAGGCCAAATGCCCGGTGGTGGCGGCCTGGGGCGGCTGGAACCTGGGAGATGTGGTGGTGAAGGGAACTGAAAAAGCAATTTAA
- the serB gene encoding phosphoserine phosphatase SerB, whose protein sequence is MGDIVLINISGRDRTGLDAKFTGILAQYNVTILDIGQSVIHEHISLGILAEIPCASDFSLIFKDMLFEGYNMGLSVNITPVEQENYENWVHAQGKERRIITILGRNITSRQISAVASVIADNGLNIDYITRLSGRRSVKKPSPDSRASIQFSVSGTPTDITDMRGEFMKISQTLGIDISFHVDNIYRKNRKLVVFDMDSTLIQAEVIVELAKLAGVGDEVDRITEAAMRGEMDFKESFRRRVALLKGLKEEDIRGLAQRLPLSEGAGLVTRTLKNLGYKLGILSGGFTFVGEYLKDLLGFDYVYANDLEIKDGVVTGEVKGDIVDGERKASLLREIAQREKLSIQQTIAVGDGANDLPMISIAGLGVAYNAKPVVREKAANAISTMGLDGLLYLLGIHEREISQSNGNA, encoded by the coding sequence ATGGGTGATATCGTTCTCATTAATATAAGCGGCAGGGACAGAACCGGGCTGGACGCCAAATTCACAGGTATCCTGGCCCAGTACAATGTAACCATCCTGGATATCGGCCAATCCGTGATACATGAGCATATTTCATTGGGCATTCTGGCTGAAATCCCCTGCGCTTCAGATTTTTCGCTGATCTTCAAGGACATGCTTTTTGAAGGGTATAATATGGGACTCTCCGTGAACATCACGCCGGTGGAACAGGAGAATTACGAAAACTGGGTCCATGCCCAGGGCAAAGAACGGCGGATTATCACTATACTGGGGCGGAATATCACGTCCCGTCAGATTTCCGCTGTGGCCTCGGTGATTGCCGACAACGGGCTGAATATCGATTATATCACCCGCCTGTCCGGGCGGCGATCCGTTAAGAAACCCTCCCCTGATTCCAGGGCCAGCATCCAGTTTTCAGTCTCCGGCACCCCCACGGATATCACGGACATGCGCGGGGAGTTCATGAAGATCTCCCAGACCCTGGGGATTGATATCTCTTTCCATGTGGACAATATCTACCGGAAAAACCGGAAACTGGTGGTGTTTGACATGGATTCCACCCTGATCCAGGCCGAAGTGATTGTGGAACTGGCCAAACTGGCAGGCGTGGGCGATGAAGTGGACCGGATCACCGAGGCGGCCATGCGGGGGGAGATGGATTTCAAGGAAAGTTTCCGCAGGCGGGTGGCCCTGCTGAAGGGACTGAAGGAAGAGGATATCCGCGGACTTGCCCAGCGGCTGCCACTTTCCGAAGGCGCCGGGCTGGTCACCCGGACCCTCAAAAACCTGGGATATAAACTGGGCATCCTGTCCGGCGGATTCACCTTTGTGGGGGAATACCTCAAGGATCTCCTGGGGTTTGACTATGTCTATGCCAATGATCTGGAAATCAAAGATGGTGTGGTCACAGGAGAGGTAAAGGGAGATATCGTGGACGGTGAGAGAAAGGCCAGTCTGCTCAGGGAAATCGCCCAAAGGGAGAAATTATCCATCCAGCAGACCATTGCCGTGGGTGACGGGGCCAACGACCTGCCCATGATCTCCATCGCCGGCCTGGGCGTGGCTTACAATGCCAAACCCGTGGTCCGGGAAAAGGCCGCCAACGCCATCTCCACCATGGGCCTGGACGGGCTTTTATACCTGCTGGGCATCCACGAACGGGAGATCAGCCAGTCCAACGGCAACGCCTGA
- a CDS encoding 6-carboxytetrahydropterin synthase, whose product MPGVYDIHVKDQFTADHSLRGYDGKSAQTHGHKWGVEVKLRCSTLNRLGVGMDFKDVKKVVGDVLGRLNDTNLNDVVEFGSINPTAENLAKFLYAELGRCLNTDRITVKKVKVFETPDCGVAYSEVKPGE is encoded by the coding sequence ATGCCGGGTGTATATGATATCCATGTGAAAGACCAGTTCACCGCCGACCATTCCCTGAGGGGCTACGACGGCAAAAGTGCGCAAACCCACGGCCATAAATGGGGGGTGGAGGTAAAGCTCAGGTGCAGTACCTTGAACCGTCTGGGGGTGGGTATGGACTTCAAGGACGTTAAAAAGGTGGTGGGAGATGTGCTGGGACGGTTGAACGACACCAACCTCAACGATGTGGTTGAATTCGGCAGCATCAATCCCACGGCCGAAAACCTGGCAAAATTCCTCTACGCGGAACTGGGCAGGTGCTTAAACACGGATAGAATAACCGTAAAAAAAGTAAAGGTATTTGAAACCCCGGACTGCGGGGTCGCCTACAGCGAAGTAAAGCCCGGGGAATAA